In Blattabacterium cuenoti, the following proteins share a genomic window:
- the rpsA gene encoding 30S ribosomal protein S1, with product MSNQTEEIKGKSSPSYEIKNEKLNDQVKKSFDWTKYETHLNNETQEERKKFEEIYTKTLPYVQELEIYQGIVTYVSDKTIIVDIGFKAEGAIPISEFRENFNIQIGSKIEVMVVKIDYKGQCILSYQKAKMLRNWQRINEAYDKSEVILGYVAARTKGGLIVEIFDIECFLPGSHINVKPVRDYDTYVGKTMEVKVVKINQKTKNVVVSHKVLIERDIEEQKKEMISKLDKGQVLEGKIKNILPYGAFVDLGGVDALLHITDMSWPHINHPTEIVQLEQELKFVVLGVDKEKNRVQLGLKQLQPHPWNSLDQNLKIGSKIKGKVSVLADYGAFIEIIPGVEALLHISEMSWATDLSSPQDFVQIGDELEAVILTIDRQERKMSLSVKQLTPDPWINIQERYPIGSKHAGVVKKFTNFGVFLELEKGISGVIYTNDLSWIKKIKHPSEFCSINDKLEIIVLTLDIQARRLNLGHKQLTENPWEKYEKIYYVGSIHDGIISNLFDKGASVKFTEDQKIEAFAPLRFLEKKDGTTLKKGEKTNFKVIEFNKETKKIVISHTSIYRDKVQKKEQRMRNRKFERSTLGDIAGLAKLKEQIEKEKNK from the coding sequence ATGTCTAATCAAACCGAAGAAATAAAAGGAAAATCATCCCCTTCATATGAAATAAAAAATGAAAAATTGAACGATCAGGTAAAAAAAAGTTTCGATTGGACGAAATACGAAACTCATTTAAATAATGAGACTCAAGAAGAAAGAAAAAAATTTGAAGAAATATATACAAAAACTTTACCATATGTTCAAGAATTAGAAATATATCAAGGAATTGTAACATATGTTTCGGATAAAACTATTATTGTAGATATTGGATTTAAAGCGGAAGGAGCTATTCCTATAAGTGAATTTAGAGAAAATTTTAATATTCAAATTGGGAGTAAAATAGAAGTGATGGTTGTTAAAATAGATTATAAAGGACAATGCATTCTTTCGTATCAAAAAGCAAAAATGCTAAGAAATTGGCAACGTATTAATGAAGCATATGATAAATCAGAGGTAATATTAGGTTATGTTGCGGCTAGAACAAAAGGAGGATTAATTGTTGAAATATTTGATATAGAATGTTTTTTACCTGGATCACATATCAATGTAAAACCTGTTCGGGATTATGATACTTATGTAGGAAAAACTATGGAAGTAAAAGTAGTTAAAATCAATCAAAAAACAAAAAATGTTGTAGTTTCTCATAAAGTCTTAATAGAGAGAGATATAGAGGAACAGAAAAAAGAAATGATATCAAAATTAGATAAAGGTCAAGTATTAGAAGGAAAAATAAAAAATATTCTTCCTTATGGTGCTTTTGTAGATTTAGGAGGTGTAGATGCTTTACTTCATATTACCGATATGAGTTGGCCACATATTAACCATCCTACAGAAATAGTTCAATTAGAACAGGAACTAAAATTTGTTGTATTAGGTGTAGATAAAGAGAAAAATCGTGTACAATTGGGGTTAAAACAATTGCAACCTCATCCTTGGAATTCTTTAGATCAAAATTTAAAAATAGGAAGTAAAATAAAAGGAAAAGTAAGTGTTTTAGCTGATTATGGAGCATTCATTGAAATCATACCAGGTGTAGAAGCATTATTGCATATTAGTGAAATGTCTTGGGCTACAGATTTATCTTCTCCTCAAGATTTCGTACAAATAGGAGATGAGTTAGAAGCTGTTATATTAACTATTGATCGTCAAGAAAGAAAAATGTCTTTAAGCGTAAAACAATTAACTCCAGATCCTTGGATTAATATACAAGAAAGATATCCTATAGGATCAAAACACGCTGGAGTTGTAAAAAAATTTACGAATTTTGGAGTTTTTCTAGAATTAGAAAAAGGAATCTCTGGAGTTATTTATACTAATGATCTTTCATGGATAAAAAAAATTAAACATCCTTCTGAATTTTGCAGTATCAATGATAAATTGGAGATCATTGTACTCACTTTAGATATTCAAGCTAGAAGATTAAATTTAGGACATAAACAATTAACAGAAAATCCATGGGAAAAATATGAAAAAATTTATTACGTGGGAAGTATTCACGATGGAATAATATCAAATTTATTTGATAAAGGAGCTTCTGTAAAATTTACAGAAGATCAGAAAATAGAAGCTTTTGCTCCACTACGTTTTTTAGAAAAAAAAGATGGAACTACTCTGAAGAAAGGAGAGAAAACTAATTTTAAGGTAATTGAATTTAATAAAGAAACTAAAAAAATTGTGATCTCTCATACGTCTATTTATCGTGATAAAGTTCAAAAGAAAGAACAACGTATGAGAAATAGAAAATTTGAGAGATCCACTCTTGGTGATATAGCAGGATTAGCGAAACTAAAAGAACAGATAGAAAAAGAAAAAAATAAATAG
- a CDS encoding ribonucleoside-diphosphate reductase subunit alpha, translated as METHPIAEKEGWKVGKDFPVWANNELYLTTIKGGYLLDGETPFEAYRRLSKNAAKILRKPKIEGEFFNILWRGWLIPSTPVMVNLGTEKGLPISCFSGRIGDSMYEIYRKNLEMAILSKHGGGTSYDFSLVRPVGSSIKNGALGTSDGIIPFIKSYDSAIVASKQGRTRRGAVAIYLNIEHKEYPEFLKIREPKGDINRQCHNVHQGVIISNSFMEKVLKKNGKERVLWIDTLKERVQTGEPYLFFQENANKNIPENWKKHGLKIHHSNLCSEIMLPTDENHTLVCCLSSLNLYRYVEWKNTNTVFYAILFLDAVMQEFINKGKHIRGIEDAVRFAEKSRALGLGTLGWHSYLQSNMIPFISIQSEILTHDIFRYIQLESQKATKYLAKEYGESEWNIGTGKRNLTLMAMAPNRSSAKLAGGLSQGVEPIAANIYVDDDSKGMHIRKNPYLEKILIKNGYNLPEVWEQIANEKGSCLGLTALSERQKNVFRCFKEINQLELIKQASIRQKYIDQGQSINLSFHQNTPAKYINKVHLEAWRIGLKSLYYYRSESILRADAKNRDLYSESLL; from the coding sequence ATGGAAACACACCCTATTGCAGAAAAAGAAGGATGGAAAGTAGGAAAAGATTTTCCCGTTTGGGCTAATAATGAATTATATTTAACTACAATTAAAGGTGGATACTTATTAGATGGGGAAACTCCTTTTGAGGCATATAGAAGATTGTCAAAAAATGCAGCGAAGATTTTAAGAAAACCGAAAATAGAAGGAGAATTTTTTAATATTCTTTGGAGGGGTTGGCTTATTCCTTCCACTCCTGTTATGGTAAATCTTGGAACGGAAAAAGGTTTACCCATTAGTTGTTTCTCTGGAAGAATTGGGGACAGTATGTACGAAATATATAGAAAAAATTTAGAAATGGCTATACTTAGTAAACATGGTGGAGGGACATCTTATGATTTTAGTTTAGTTAGACCTGTTGGAAGTTCGATAAAAAATGGAGCATTAGGGACTTCTGATGGAATAATTCCTTTCATTAAATCATATGATAGTGCTATAGTAGCCAGTAAACAAGGTAGAACACGACGAGGAGCTGTGGCTATTTATTTAAATATCGAGCATAAAGAATATCCAGAATTCTTAAAAATCAGAGAACCTAAAGGGGATATTAATCGTCAGTGTCATAATGTTCATCAAGGTGTAATCATTTCTAATTCTTTCATGGAAAAAGTATTAAAAAAAAATGGAAAAGAACGAGTTTTATGGATTGATACTCTTAAAGAACGTGTTCAAACTGGAGAGCCATATCTTTTTTTTCAAGAAAATGCTAATAAAAATATTCCAGAAAATTGGAAAAAACACGGATTAAAAATCCATCATAGTAATCTTTGTTCAGAAATTATGTTACCAACAGATGAAAATCATACACTTGTATGTTGTCTTTCTTCTTTGAATTTATATAGGTATGTAGAATGGAAAAATACAAATACTGTTTTTTATGCCATTTTATTTCTTGATGCAGTTATGCAAGAATTTATTAATAAAGGGAAACATATACGGGGAATAGAGGACGCAGTTCGTTTTGCAGAAAAAAGTAGAGCTTTAGGTTTAGGTACTTTAGGCTGGCACTCATATTTACAATCTAACATGATTCCTTTTATATCTATACAATCTGAAATATTAACTCATGATATATTTAGATACATACAATTAGAATCTCAAAAAGCCACTAAGTATTTAGCTAAAGAATATGGAGAATCTGAATGGAATATAGGAACAGGAAAGAGAAATTTGACTTTAATGGCAATGGCTCCTAATAGGAGTTCTGCAAAATTAGCTGGTGGTCTCTCTCAAGGCGTAGAACCTATAGCGGCAAATATATATGTAGATGATGATTCTAAAGGAATGCATATTCGTAAGAATCCTTATTTAGAAAAAATACTTATAAAAAATGGATATAATCTTCCAGAAGTTTGGGAACAAATTGCAAATGAAAAAGGATCTTGTCTTGGATTGACAGCTCTTAGTGAAAGACAGAAAAATGTTTTTAGATGTTTCAAAGAAATTAATCAATTAGAATTAATTAAGCAAGCTAGTATACGACAAAAATATATTGATCAAGGTCAAAGTATTAATCTTTCTTTCCATCAAAATACTCCAGCAAAATATATAAATAAAGTACATCTTGAAGCTTGGAGGATCGGCTTAAAAAGCCTTTATTATTATAGAAGTGAAAGTATTCTTCGTGCAGACGCTAAAAATAGAGATTTGTATTCGGAAAGCTTGTTATAA
- the queA gene encoding tRNA preQ1(34) S-adenosylmethionine ribosyltransferase-isomerase QueA: MRTSDFDFISPSNLLAKFPMQERDESRLMIIHRKNKKIEHKLFKDLHEYFEEGDTIILNNTKVFPARLFGNKEKTEAKIEVFLLRELDPEDRTWDVLVDPARKVRVGNKLNFGSGLTGEVIDNTTSRGRILQLNFDGSHKELIKKIKELGKTPLPKYINRQPEKNDKERYQTIYAKKEGSVAAPTAGLHFSKHLLKKLEIKGTNLVEITLHLGLGSFLPVEVEDISKHKMDSEKCFINEETCKIINFSIQKKKRICAVGTSSMRAIESSVSSSKSLNPFYGWTNKFIFPPYNFSIANSMITNFHMPKSTLLMMTVAFAGFDLIMKAYQIAIKEKYRFYSYGDVMLIL; this comes from the coding sequence ATGAGAACTTCAGATTTTGATTTTATATCTCCTTCAAATCTTCTTGCTAAATTCCCTATGCAAGAAAGAGATGAATCTAGATTAATGATTATTCATAGAAAAAATAAAAAAATAGAACATAAATTATTTAAAGATTTACATGAATATTTCGAAGAAGGAGATACTATTATTCTCAATAACACTAAAGTTTTTCCGGCAAGATTATTTGGAAATAAAGAAAAAACAGAAGCTAAAATAGAAGTTTTTCTGCTTAGGGAATTAGATCCAGAAGATAGAACATGGGATGTATTAGTTGATCCTGCAAGAAAAGTAAGGGTAGGAAACAAATTAAATTTTGGATCTGGATTAACAGGAGAAGTTATAGATAATACTACTTCTAGAGGAAGAATTTTACAACTTAATTTTGATGGAAGCCACAAAGAACTTATAAAAAAAATAAAAGAATTAGGCAAGACTCCTTTACCTAAATATATTAATAGACAACCGGAAAAAAACGATAAAGAACGTTATCAAACTATATATGCAAAAAAAGAAGGATCTGTAGCTGCTCCTACAGCAGGGCTACATTTCTCAAAACATTTATTAAAAAAATTAGAAATAAAAGGAACAAATTTAGTAGAAATCACTTTACACTTAGGATTAGGAAGTTTTTTACCAGTAGAAGTAGAAGATATATCAAAACATAAAATGGATTCCGAAAAATGTTTTATAAATGAAGAAACATGTAAAATAATAAATTTTTCTATACAAAAAAAAAAAAGAATATGTGCAGTTGGGACTTCTTCCATGAGAGCTATCGAAAGCTCTGTTTCTTCTAGTAAAAGTTTGAATCCATTTTATGGATGGACTAATAAATTTATTTTTCCTCCTTATAATTTTAGTATAGCCAACTCTATGATTACAAATTTTCATATGCCAAAATCTACATTACTAATGATGACAGTAGCTTTTGCAGGTTTTGATTTAATAATGAAAGCATATCAAATAGCAATAAAAGAAAAATATAGATTTTACTCTTATGGCGATGTTATGCTAATTTTGTAA
- a CDS encoding polyprenyl synthetase family protein, whose protein sequence is MKIILEKIKTTIKEEIKEFEKQFENIIKSNIPLIDRITHYIIHRKGKLIRPIFVFLIAKMLGKIQKKTYHTACLIELIHTATLVHDDVIDNSSLRRGSFSINAIWKNKIAVLIGDYLLSKSLLIATNNNYYDLLKIVCNTIRDMSEGELLQMEKSKKLNITEKIYNQIIYHKTASLIAASCEAGARSVNTNEKTALKMRKFGILTGIAFQIKDDLFDYEEKNENFTGKPAGMDLREKKITLPLIYAIRNASKKDQKCILDYIKNYDEKKRYKIIDYVRKYGGLEYATQKMIKFRNNALKILEFYPEGAIKETLKIMVNFVVERTQ, encoded by the coding sequence ATGAAAATTATTTTAGAAAAAATAAAAACCACAATAAAAGAAGAAATAAAAGAATTCGAAAAACAATTTGAAAATATAATTAAAAGTAATATACCTCTTATAGATAGAATTACTCATTATATTATTCATAGAAAAGGAAAATTAATCCGCCCTATATTTGTTTTTTTAATAGCTAAAATGTTAGGAAAAATACAAAAAAAAACATATCATACTGCCTGTTTAATTGAGCTTATCCATACCGCTACGCTTGTACATGATGATGTTATAGACAATAGCTCCCTTCGTCGTGGTTCTTTTTCTATTAATGCTATATGGAAAAATAAAATAGCTGTTTTAATTGGAGATTACTTGCTTTCCAAGAGTCTTTTAATTGCAACAAATAATAATTATTATGATTTACTTAAAATTGTATGCAATACTATAAGAGATATGAGCGAAGGGGAATTATTACAAATGGAAAAATCAAAAAAATTAAATATTACTGAAAAAATTTATAATCAAATTATTTACCACAAAACAGCAAGTTTAATAGCAGCTTCTTGTGAAGCCGGTGCCCGTTCAGTTAATACAAATGAAAAAACAGCTTTAAAAATGAGAAAATTTGGAATTCTTACAGGAATAGCTTTTCAAATTAAGGATGATTTATTTGATTATGAAGAAAAAAACGAAAATTTTACGGGGAAACCCGCAGGAATGGATTTAAGAGAAAAAAAAATAACACTTCCACTTATTTATGCTATTCGAAACGCTTCCAAAAAGGATCAAAAGTGCATATTAGATTACATAAAAAATTATGACGAAAAAAAAAGATATAAAATCATTGATTATGTCAGAAAATATGGAGGACTGGAATATGCAACTCAAAAAATGATTAAATTCCGTAATAATGCATTAAAAATTTTAGAATTTTATCCAGAAGGTGCTATTAAAGAAACTTTAAAGATAATGGTAAATTTTGTTGTGGAAAGAACTCAATGA
- the topA gene encoding type I DNA topoisomerase, whose amino-acid sequence MKKNLVIVESPTKAHTIQAFLGKNYSVVSSYGHIIDLPEKEIGVKIQENFKPNYVILSKKKKIVENLKILIKNHEIIWLASDEDREGEAIAYQIYKTFNIPDKKYQRIVFHEITKKAIYNAIENPRSIDYNLVYAQQTRRIIDRLVGFQLSPILWKKINRGLSAGRVQSVAVRLIVEQEKKIQNFIPTPVYQITGIFTNSKGKITFNAKLEKKIEDKKKMKNILTLCINSTFIVKKIIIKKEKKTPSPPFTTSSLQQEASNRLNYSIAQTMLLAQKLYEKGFITYIRTDSTNLSKSILLDIKNFILSSYGQKYLSVKEFFKQENKLSQEAHEAIHPTIINFDDNYLDSLDIFQKRLYKLIWKRTISGQMTDAIIEKKDIYIQPSRLDNFFIWTKKTILFDGFTKISDKEKKEESSIDTLKKGSFLEKKEIIAKQIIKNHLHRYNEASLVKKLERLGIGRPSTYVPIISTIQKRNYVSIQKISKKIEIRETFFLKENSILKKNDKIIEIEKNKFFPTEIGILTTDFLKKNFHEIVNYNFTADLEKDFDEIAKGKQSYIKILENFYREFNKKIQYVKKHTDKIHKERFLGKDPKSNQKIFAKLAKYGPIIQMGEFNKKNKPKFSPLLNKQKIETISLSEALKIIQLPKLLGIFEKKEILLKINKRNIYIKYNNKSIPIDEKIFFDNSLNLEEAINIIIKNQNETN is encoded by the coding sequence ATGAAAAAAAATTTAGTAATTGTAGAATCCCCCACTAAAGCCCATACAATACAAGCATTTCTTGGAAAAAATTATTCTGTAGTATCTAGTTATGGACATATCATAGATTTACCGGAAAAAGAAATAGGAGTTAAAATTCAAGAAAATTTTAAACCTAACTATGTGATATTGTCTAAGAAAAAAAAAATTGTTGAAAATCTTAAAATATTAATAAAAAACCACGAAATTATTTGGTTAGCTTCCGATGAAGATCGAGAGGGCGAAGCTATTGCTTATCAAATTTACAAAACATTTAATATTCCTGATAAAAAATATCAAAGAATTGTTTTTCACGAAATCACGAAGAAAGCAATTTATAACGCTATAGAGAATCCACGATCAATCGATTATAATTTAGTTTATGCGCAACAAACTAGACGAATTATAGATAGATTAGTAGGATTTCAATTATCTCCTATTTTATGGAAAAAAATCAATAGAGGACTTTCTGCAGGTAGAGTTCAATCTGTCGCCGTTAGATTGATAGTAGAACAAGAAAAAAAAATTCAGAATTTTATTCCTACTCCAGTTTATCAAATAACTGGAATTTTCACTAATTCTAAAGGAAAAATAACATTCAATGCTAAACTGGAAAAAAAAATAGAAGATAAAAAAAAAATGAAAAATATTTTAACATTATGCATAAATAGCACTTTTATAGTCAAAAAAATCATTATAAAAAAAGAAAAAAAAACCCCTTCTCCTCCATTTACCACCTCTTCTTTACAACAGGAAGCCTCTAACAGATTAAATTATTCTATAGCGCAAACAATGTTATTAGCTCAAAAATTGTATGAAAAAGGATTTATCACATATATTAGAACAGATAGCACAAATTTATCAAAAAGTATATTATTAGATATAAAAAATTTTATACTTTCTTCATATGGACAGAAATATTTATCTGTAAAAGAATTTTTTAAACAAGAGAATAAGTTATCTCAAGAAGCTCATGAAGCAATACACCCTACTATCATTAATTTTGATGATAATTATTTAGATTCCTTAGATATATTTCAAAAACGTCTTTATAAACTTATATGGAAACGAACAATTTCAGGTCAAATGACAGACGCTATTATTGAAAAAAAAGATATTTATATTCAACCTTCTCGTTTGGATAATTTTTTCATTTGGACAAAAAAAACTATTTTATTTGATGGATTTACAAAGATATCAGATAAAGAAAAAAAAGAAGAGTCTAGTATTGACACTTTAAAAAAAGGCTCTTTTTTAGAAAAAAAAGAGATTATAGCTAAACAAATTATTAAAAATCATCTGCACAGATATAATGAAGCTAGTTTAGTTAAAAAATTAGAACGATTAGGAATAGGGAGGCCTTCTACTTATGTTCCTATAATTTCCACTATACAAAAAAGAAATTATGTTAGTATACAAAAAATTTCAAAAAAAATAGAAATACGTGAAACTTTTTTTTTAAAAGAAAATTCAATTCTTAAAAAGAATGATAAAATTATTGAAATAGAAAAAAATAAATTTTTTCCTACAGAAATAGGAATTTTAACCACTGATTTTTTAAAGAAAAATTTTCATGAAATAGTAAATTATAATTTTACCGCAGATTTAGAAAAAGATTTTGATGAGATAGCTAAAGGAAAACAATCTTATATTAAAATTCTTGAAAATTTCTATAGAGAATTTAACAAGAAAATACAATATGTTAAAAAGCATACCGATAAAATTCATAAAGAACGTTTTCTTGGAAAGGACCCAAAGTCTAATCAAAAAATTTTTGCAAAGTTAGCTAAATATGGTCCCATTATTCAAATGGGAGAATTTAATAAAAAAAATAAACCAAAATTTTCTCCTTTATTAAACAAACAAAAAATAGAAACAATTTCTCTTTCAGAAGCTTTGAAAATTATTCAATTGCCTAAATTATTGGGAATATTTGAAAAAAAAGAAATTTTATTAAAAATCAATAAACGTAATATTTACATTAAATATAATAATAAATCAATTCCAATTGATGAAAAAATATTTTTTGATAATTCATTGAATTTAGAAGAAGCTATTAATATTATAATTAAAAATCAAAATGAAACAAACTAA
- the rsmI gene encoding 16S rRNA (cytidine(1402)-2'-O)-methyltransferase: protein MLYIVPTPIGNLEDFTFRSLRILKEVDLILVESYKTSKKLLNFYNIKNNINEYHIYNEHKIIPSILKKIREGKKIALISNAGTPSISDPGFLLIKSCIKASVPIECLPGPTAFVPALVCSGIPTNEFIFIGFLPKKKRKIKLENLSKESRTIILYESPHRLLKTLNDMKYFFGSERNIVICKEISKYFHNILRGNVEKMILYHQNIEKILGEYTIIIEKNFY from the coding sequence ATGTTATATATTGTCCCTACTCCTATAGGAAATTTAGAAGATTTTACTTTTAGAAGTTTACGGATATTAAAAGAGGTAGATTTAATTTTAGTGGAAAGTTATAAAACTTCCAAAAAGTTATTAAACTTTTATAATATTAAAAATAATATAAATGAATATCACATTTATAATGAACATAAAATAATTCCTTCTATTTTAAAAAAAATTAGAGAAGGAAAAAAAATAGCGTTAATATCTAATGCGGGAACTCCAAGTATATCTGACCCAGGTTTTTTGCTTATTAAATCTTGTATTAAGGCTTCTGTTCCAATAGAATGCCTTCCTGGACCTACAGCTTTTGTTCCAGCATTAGTTTGTTCAGGAATACCTACTAACGAATTTATTTTTATTGGCTTTTTACCTAAAAAAAAAAGAAAAATTAAATTAGAAAATTTATCTAAAGAAAGTAGAACTATTATATTATATGAATCACCTCATAGATTACTGAAAACATTAAACGATATGAAATATTTCTTTGGATCGGAAAGAAATATTGTCATATGTAAAGAAATATCTAAATATTTTCATAATATATTAAGAGGGAACGTAGAAAAAATGATTTTATACCATCAAAATATAGAAAAAATATTAGGCGAATATACCATTATCATTGAAAAAAATTTTTATTAA
- a CDS encoding aspartate-semialdehyde dehydrogenase, which translates to MKLGIVGATGMVGRVMIDLLEKRNFPLKELYLSASEKSVDKELFFKKKVYKIISIYDLFLKKPDIVLFSSGSNVSKEWAPKFSDIGSIVIDNSSAWRMDSSKKLVVPEINASYLSEKDKIIANPNCSTIQLVMVLFPLHLEYEISRVIVSTYQSVTGTGKKALDQLDRERKKNGNCSFRVYPHPIYQNVIPHCDQFTDKGYTIEEMKLINETRKIMNDYNIAITATAVRVPVTGGHSESVNITFRKKPSINRIYEILSKRKGIIIQDHPKDDIYPMPLYAHGKDEIFVGRIREDFSFQNSINIWIVADNLRKGAATNTIQIAEYLIRKKYV; encoded by the coding sequence ATGAAATTAGGAATAGTAGGAGCAACAGGGATGGTAGGTCGTGTTATGATTGATCTTTTAGAGAAAAGAAATTTCCCATTGAAAGAGTTATATCTTTCTGCTTCCGAAAAGTCTGTAGACAAGGAGTTATTTTTTAAAAAAAAAGTATATAAAATTATTAGTATATATGATTTATTTTTAAAAAAACCTGATATTGTTTTATTTTCATCTGGATCTAATGTATCAAAAGAATGGGCTCCAAAATTTTCAGATATAGGATCTATAGTTATTGATAATTCTTCTGCGTGGAGAATGGATTCCAGCAAAAAGTTAGTTGTTCCTGAAATCAATGCTTCTTATTTGTCTGAAAAAGATAAAATTATTGCAAATCCAAATTGTTCTACAATACAATTAGTTATGGTATTATTTCCATTACATTTAGAATATGAAATTAGTAGAGTTATCGTTTCCACTTATCAATCAGTAACAGGAACTGGAAAAAAAGCTTTGGATCAATTGGATAGAGAACGAAAAAAAAATGGAAATTGCTCTTTTAGAGTATATCCTCATCCTATCTATCAAAATGTAATCCCTCATTGCGATCAATTTACGGATAAAGGATATACAATAGAAGAAATGAAATTGATAAATGAAACAAGAAAAATAATGAATGATTATAATATAGCAATAACGGCTACTGCCGTACGTGTTCCTGTTACAGGGGGCCATTCAGAAAGTGTGAATATCACATTTAGGAAAAAACCTAGTATAAATCGTATATATGAAATACTATCGAAAAGAAAAGGAATAATCATTCAAGATCACCCAAAAGATGATATTTATCCAATGCCATTGTATGCTCATGGAAAAGATGAAATATTTGTAGGTAGAATACGAGAAGATTTTTCATTTCAAAATTCTATAAATATTTGGATAGTAGCAGATAATCTTCGTAAAGGCGCAGCTACTAACACTATTCAGATTGCAGAATATTTGATAAGAAAAAAATATGTTTAA
- the gmk gene encoding guanylate kinase, with the protein MIILSGPSGSGKTTISHCLLSKFPELKFSVSCTTRSIRNNEIHGKDYYFLSVASFISRIKKYQFAEWEEVYPKLFYGTLKREIYKNWKLKQHVLFDIDVKGGLNLKKQYPNNSLSIFIMVNSINILRKRLITRCYENSDDYKKNINIRLNKAKEENNYAKLFDFVLLNIDLSQTKKKAIQIVSNFIYGK; encoded by the coding sequence ATGATTATTTTGTCAGGACCTTCCGGATCAGGAAAAACTACTATTTCACATTGTTTACTTTCGAAATTTCCGGAATTAAAATTTTCTGTTTCATGCACTACACGATCAATTCGAAACAATGAAATACATGGAAAAGATTATTATTTTTTGTCTGTAGCCTCTTTTATATCTAGAATAAAAAAATATCAATTTGCAGAGTGGGAAGAAGTTTATCCTAAATTATTTTACGGTACCTTGAAAAGAGAAATTTATAAAAATTGGAAATTAAAACAACATGTTTTATTCGATATAGATGTAAAAGGCGGATTAAATCTAAAAAAACAATACCCCAATAATTCTTTATCCATATTTATAATGGTAAATTCTATAAATATTTTAAGAAAAAGATTGATAACAAGATGTTATGAAAATTCAGATGATTATAAAAAGAATATAAATATTCGTTTAAATAAGGCGAAAGAAGAAAATAATTACGCTAAATTATTTGATTTTGTTTTATTAAACATTGATTTATCTCAAACAAAAAAAAAAGCTATTCAAATAGTTTCTAATTTTATTTATGGAAAATAA
- a CDS encoding RpiB/LacA/LacB family sugar-phosphate isomerase produces the protein MLIAIGSDHTGIDHKYIINNFLIKKGYKIKDFGFSKYGEQVDYPDFIHPTAEFVNQGKADFGIIICGSGNGAAMTANKYHKIRAALVWKKEIAILARKHNNANIISLPARFINKNKITEIVEIFLVTSFEGGRHKIRTEKIPKILSSSAG, from the coding sequence ATGCTAATAGCAATAGGATCCGATCATACAGGAATAGATCATAAATATATAATAAACAATTTTTTAATTAAAAAAGGATATAAAATTAAAGATTTTGGATTTTCTAAATATGGAGAACAGGTTGATTATCCGGATTTTATTCATCCTACTGCAGAATTTGTGAATCAAGGAAAAGCCGATTTTGGAATTATTATATGCGGAAGTGGAAATGGAGCTGCCATGACGGCTAATAAATACCATAAAATTCGTGCAGCTTTGGTGTGGAAGAAAGAAATTGCTATTTTAGCGAGAAAACATAATAATGCTAACATTATTAGTTTACCAGCGCGTTTTATAAATAAAAATAAAATTACAGAAATTGTAGAAATATTTTTGGTAACAAGTTTTGAAGGAGGGAGACACAAAATAAGAACAGAGAAAATACCTAAAATCCTCAGTAGCTCAGCTGGTTAG